A genomic stretch from Frigoribacterium sp. PvP032 includes:
- a CDS encoding TerC family protein, which translates to MNITTTTWLVTIGVTIAFFVYEFFTHVRKPHEPTIGESARWSAFYIGLALLFGVGIGFTSGWGFGGEYFAGYLTEKALSIDNLFVFLLIMTGFAIPRMYQQKVLMIGIVIALIMRAGFIAAGAALIENFSWVFYIFGALLFVLAYQQLKGDHGGNAADNMFVRVARRVLPVHDDFNGDKFTVKISGKRFVTPLLLCVIAIGFVDLVFALDSIPAIYGLTNEAYIVFTANAFALMGLRQLYFLIGGLLERLVYLSQGLAVILAFIGVKLVFHALHVNEVPFINGGEPLLWVPEIPIWLSLLFIGATITVATVASLAKTRGDAEKKKRETVEGEPITHAHDSSASKKDDSAAH; encoded by the coding sequence GTGAACATCACCACGACCACCTGGCTCGTCACCATCGGCGTGACGATCGCCTTCTTCGTCTACGAGTTCTTCACGCACGTGCGGAAGCCGCATGAGCCCACGATCGGCGAGTCGGCCCGCTGGTCGGCCTTCTACATCGGCCTCGCGCTGCTGTTCGGCGTCGGCATCGGCTTCACGAGCGGCTGGGGCTTCGGCGGCGAGTACTTCGCCGGCTACCTGACCGAGAAGGCGCTGTCGATCGACAACCTCTTCGTGTTCCTGCTGATCATGACCGGGTTCGCCATCCCGCGGATGTACCAGCAGAAGGTGCTGATGATCGGCATCGTCATCGCCCTCATCATGCGCGCCGGCTTCATCGCCGCCGGTGCCGCGCTGATCGAGAACTTCTCGTGGGTCTTCTACATCTTCGGCGCGCTGCTCTTCGTGCTGGCCTACCAGCAGCTCAAGGGCGACCACGGCGGCAACGCGGCCGACAACATGTTCGTGCGCGTCGCGCGGCGCGTGCTGCCGGTGCACGACGACTTCAACGGCGACAAGTTCACCGTCAAGATCTCGGGCAAGCGCTTCGTCACGCCGCTGCTGCTCTGCGTCATCGCGATCGGCTTCGTCGACCTCGTCTTCGCGCTCGACTCGATCCCCGCGATCTACGGCCTCACCAACGAGGCGTACATCGTCTTCACGGCCAACGCGTTCGCGCTGATGGGCCTGCGTCAGCTGTACTTCCTGATCGGCGGGCTGCTCGAGCGCCTCGTCTACCTGTCGCAGGGCCTCGCGGTCATCCTGGCCTTCATCGGCGTCAAGCTCGTCTTCCACGCCCTGCACGTCAACGAGGTGCCCTTCATCAACGGCGGCGAGCCGCTGCTCTGGGTGCCCGAGATCCCGATCTGGCTGTCGCTGCTCTTCATCGGCGCGACGATCACGGTCGCGACCGTGGCTAGCCTCGCCAAGACCCGCGGCGACGCCGAGAAGAAGAAGCGCGAGACCGTCGAGGGCGAGCCGATCACGCACGCGCACGACTCCTCCGCCTCGAAGAAGGACGACAGCGCGGCGCACTAG